From the genome of Argonema galeatum A003/A1, one region includes:
- a CDS encoding branched-chain amino acid ABC transporter permease — translation MVGYLVFLAISTGIAALFSLGLNLQWGYTGLINFGHVAFMTVGAYTTVLLTLKGVPLIIAVPLGAGLAALLGLLIGLSTLRLREDYLAIVTIGFSEVIGLIVRNEEWLTRGTLGVQGFPLPLATWSPNLLMRLMMIALLTLIAGLTFWRMWQWFSKQLQQGKREGGFPVGSLILGIASLLLGLAVYVAGVMALYDYTYKAGLMVLLLLVLTLVFWQLERLARSPWGRVLKAIREDEEVAKALGKNVFWYKLQSLMLGGAIAGIAGSFYAWQQTSVYSDDFISQTTFDAWTIVVLGGAGNNVGTVLGAIIFWAYYTVTRFVLPALLPFDDARLGAFRVMVIGLLLMVLMMARPQGILGKKEELTLGR, via the coding sequence ATGGTTGGTTATCTCGTTTTTTTGGCAATTTCTACAGGTATAGCTGCCCTGTTCAGCTTGGGACTAAATTTACAATGGGGCTACACTGGTCTGATTAACTTTGGGCACGTAGCCTTTATGACGGTGGGAGCTTATACCACAGTATTGCTCACTTTAAAAGGAGTTCCACTGATTATTGCGGTGCCTCTAGGTGCTGGTTTAGCTGCGCTGTTGGGGCTGCTAATCGGTTTATCAACTCTGCGACTGCGGGAAGATTACCTGGCGATCGTAACGATCGGGTTTTCTGAGGTGATCGGTTTGATTGTGCGAAACGAAGAGTGGCTGACTAGAGGGACGCTTGGGGTGCAAGGTTTTCCTCTGCCACTGGCAACTTGGAGTCCAAATTTGTTGATGAGGCTGATGATGATTGCCCTACTGACGCTGATTGCTGGCTTGACTTTCTGGCGAATGTGGCAGTGGTTCTCTAAGCAGTTGCAGCAAGGAAAGAGAGAGGGCGGGTTTCCAGTTGGTTCGCTGATATTGGGAATTGCCAGTTTGCTGTTGGGTTTGGCGGTTTACGTTGCCGGAGTGATGGCGCTGTATGATTACACCTATAAAGCTGGGTTGATGGTGCTGTTGCTGTTGGTGCTGACATTGGTATTCTGGCAACTGGAGCGATTGGCGCGATCGCCTTGGGGTCGCGTCCTCAAAGCTATCCGCGAAGATGAGGAAGTGGCTAAAGCTCTAGGCAAAAATGTTTTTTGGTACAAGCTGCAATCGTTGATGTTAGGAGGAGCGATCGCCGGAATTGCCGGTTCCTTCTACGCTTGGCAACAAACATCTGTTTACTCAGATGATTTTATTTCCCAGACGACTTTTGACGCCTGGACTATTGTAGTTTTAGGCGGAGCCGGTAACAATGTGGGTACGGTGCTGGGAGCAATTATCTTCTGGGCTTACTATACCGTGACGCGCTTTGTTCTGCCTGCACTTCTGCCTTTCGATGATGCCCGTTTGGGCGCATTTCGGGTGATGGTAATCGGTCTGTTGTTGATGGTGCTGATGATGGCGCGACCGCAAGGTATCTTAGGGAAAAAGGAGGAACTAACTCTTGGCAGGTAA
- a CDS encoding ABC transporter ATP-binding protein, which yields MAGNENKAASDLSFNEAPTVIEDDFEVAEDVAANESSLPADILLTQTDTDIKDILTQVEDRKPAPQTPSVPILAASGLCKSFGGLKAVDDAKLEVAQGSITGLIGPNGAGKTTLFNLLSNFIRSDRGRVIFDGEPIQHLQPHQIAQMGMVRTFQVARVLSRLSVMENMILGAQKQTGENFWNVWLQPKQVIQEEKQQRERAEALLESVGLAHMAGAYAGALSGGQRKLLEMARALMTDPKLILLDEPAAGVNPTLINQICDRIVTWNREGMTFLIIEHNMDVIMSLCDRVWVLAEGRNLADGTPAEIQKNTQVLEAYLGQ from the coding sequence TTGGCAGGTAACGAGAACAAAGCGGCATCCGATCTATCTTTCAACGAGGCACCAACGGTTATCGAGGACGACTTTGAGGTGGCAGAAGATGTGGCTGCTAACGAGTCAAGTTTGCCAGCAGATATACTGTTAACTCAAACAGATACTGATATAAAAGATATCCTGACACAGGTGGAAGACCGAAAACCAGCGCCTCAGACTCCCAGCGTTCCAATACTTGCAGCGTCTGGACTTTGCAAAAGTTTTGGCGGTCTGAAGGCGGTGGACGATGCGAAGCTTGAGGTGGCGCAGGGTAGCATTACAGGGCTGATCGGCCCAAACGGTGCTGGTAAAACTACTCTTTTTAACCTGCTTTCTAATTTTATTCGCTCCGATCGCGGTCGGGTGATTTTTGACGGCGAACCAATTCAGCATTTGCAGCCTCACCAAATTGCCCAAATGGGTATGGTTCGGACGTTCCAGGTAGCGCGGGTACTATCCCGGTTATCGGTGATGGAAAACATGATTTTGGGGGCGCAAAAGCAAACTGGTGAAAACTTTTGGAATGTTTGGTTGCAACCCAAGCAGGTTATTCAGGAAGAAAAACAACAGCGCGAACGGGCGGAAGCCCTCCTGGAATCTGTGGGATTGGCCCACATGGCTGGAGCTTATGCCGGGGCGCTATCTGGGGGACAGCGGAAGTTACTGGAAATGGCGCGGGCGCTGATGACCGATCCCAAACTAATTTTATTGGATGAACCGGCAGCTGGGGTGAATCCGACGCTGATTAATCAAATCTGCGATCGCATTGTGACGTGGAACCGCGAGGGTATGACGTTTCTGATTATCGAACACAATATGGACGTGATTATGTCACTGTGCGATCGCGTCTGGGTATTAGCCGAAGGCCGAAATCTCGCCGATGGCACCCCCGCTGAAATTCAGAAAAACACCCAAGTTTTAGAAGCTTATCTGGGGCAGTAA